In Flavobacterium gelatinilyticum, a genomic segment contains:
- a CDS encoding S41 family peptidase — MSYPGRFVWKKSETISPIKNKYYKGRVIVLVDEDTQSASEFASMMFQAGDKATTIGSQTSGADGNVSHNEFLGYQSLITGIGVFYPDKTETQRVGIKIDLVIRPTIKGMVEGRDEILEKAVEFAALNP; from the coding sequence ATGTCATATCCCGGCAGGTTTGTCTGGAAAAAAAGCGAAACAATTTCTCCCATAAAAAATAAATACTACAAAGGCAGGGTTATTGTTTTGGTCGATGAAGATACACAAAGTGCTTCCGAATTTGCGTCTATGATGTTTCAGGCTGGTGATAAAGCAACTACCATAGGTTCTCAAACTTCTGGAGCAGACGGAAATGTCTCGCACAATGAATTTCTGGGATATCAATCGCTGATTACAGGAATAGGCGTGTTTTATCCGGATAAAACTGAAACGCAGCGAGTAGGAATTAAAATAGATCTTGTAATACGTCCAACCATAAAAGGAATGGTGGAGGGGAGAGATGAGATTTTGGAAAAAGCTGTAGAGTTTGCCGCCCTTAATCCTTAA
- a CDS encoding alkaline phosphatase family protein has product MENPNQFNGLDTFDHIVVLMLENRSFDNLLGYLYAKEEVPEGKTFEGLYNPAVDYANPIPERAVNDSGEKTISPSRAADYSMPYPDPGEEYPHVNTQLFNTIIPDSNMGLSDYLMTEPYNLPDPLPVPVMNGFVNDYESNLRSTYKIDNPAYQQYQVIMQCFEPDQIPTMAALAKQFAVFDHWHCSVPSQTYCNRAFWHAGSSGGKVINPIEEDGPGVPGFDGDFRDMDSWIKNVWSLPTIFDRMNDKNISWKVYAPIAPLSITNIVNGFGEGRDHTHSHLDFFADLELGILPQYSFVEPQFLHKHNDQHPSAVNHELAVGTVKLGDELILELYNAIKRSSQRDKILFIITHDEHGGCFDHVPPPQAVPPAAGMKGQCDFTFDRAGVRVPMIMVSSYIQPNTIINTQFDHTSFIKTVCQKWNLDPLTDRDKDPGVLPFTEVFSDQKRTDWPDLGSHLGIEQLFPDFDTSTDPLNGLQKAMLNSLLHIEKMRVLGNTKKEEIQTIGDMMEFIKRFL; this is encoded by the coding sequence ATGGAAAACCCAAATCAATTTAACGGTCTGGACACATTTGACCATATCGTAGTACTAATGCTTGAAAACCGATCTTTCGATAATCTGTTAGGTTATCTTTATGCTAAAGAGGAAGTACCAGAGGGTAAAACCTTTGAAGGACTTTACAATCCTGCCGTTGATTATGCGAACCCTATTCCGGAGAGAGCCGTTAATGATTCCGGCGAAAAGACTATTTCGCCTTCACGCGCTGCAGATTATTCAATGCCATATCCGGATCCGGGAGAAGAATATCCTCATGTAAATACACAGCTTTTTAATACCATTATTCCTGATTCTAATATGGGCTTGTCGGATTATCTCATGACAGAACCATACAACCTGCCTGATCCCTTACCGGTGCCGGTTATGAACGGATTTGTCAACGATTACGAAAGCAACCTGAGATCAACTTATAAGATTGATAATCCCGCATACCAACAGTATCAGGTAATTATGCAGTGTTTTGAACCCGACCAGATTCCAACAATGGCTGCTCTGGCTAAGCAGTTTGCCGTTTTTGATCATTGGCATTGTTCGGTTCCCAGTCAAACTTATTGCAATCGCGCATTTTGGCATGCAGGCAGTTCGGGAGGCAAAGTCATTAATCCTATTGAAGAGGATGGACCCGGTGTTCCCGGTTTTGATGGTGATTTCAGAGATATGGATTCGTGGATAAAAAATGTCTGGTCACTGCCTACTATTTTTGACCGAATGAATGACAAAAATATTTCATGGAAAGTCTATGCACCTATTGCACCTTTGAGCATTACGAATATAGTGAATGGATTTGGAGAGGGCAGGGACCATACGCATAGCCATCTTGACTTTTTTGCCGATCTTGAATTGGGAATTCTCCCTCAATATTCATTTGTAGAACCGCAGTTTCTTCATAAGCACAACGATCAGCATCCATCGGCAGTGAATCACGAATTAGCTGTGGGCACTGTAAAATTAGGAGACGAATTAATTCTCGAATTGTATAACGCTATAAAAAGAAGTTCTCAAAGAGATAAAATTCTTTTTATTATCACACATGATGAACATGGCGGTTGTTTTGATCATGTACCGCCTCCGCAAGCCGTACCGCCTGCTGCCGGAATGAAAGGGCAGTGCGATTTTACCTTTGATCGTGCTGGAGTTCGTGTTCCTATGATTATGGTATCGTCTTATATTCAGCCGAATACTATAATTAACACGCAGTTTGATCATACTTCATTTATAAAAACCGTCTGTCAGAAATGGAATCTGGATCCACTGACTGACAGAGATAAAGATCCTGGTGTATTACCCTTTACAGAAGTCTTCTCTGATCAAAAAAGGACAGACTGGCCTGATCTGGGGTCGCACTTAGGTATAGAACAGCTGTTTCCTGATTTTGATACAAGCACAGATCCTTTAAACGGATTACAAAAGGCTATGTTAAACAGTTTATTGCATATCGAAAAAATGAGAGTTCTTGGTAACACCAAGAAAGAAGAAATACAAACAATTGGCGATATGATGGAGTTTATTAAAAGATTTCTTTGA
- a CDS encoding AsmA family protein, whose protein sequence is MMIRKFLKKAAIFILTLFLLLIITLTVVPYVFKDQIRDKIESLADEKLNAEVRFDEIGLSVFKHFPALILYTKNVSVVNKKFQSASSKVVNAKTAAVGVNFYSLLKGKIVLDAVYLDEANLNLEIDPKGKANFDIVKPTEDTADTTQTEFKIKRVVINKTNISYNDKSAVLKFKVQDLNYKGTGDLSADYFDLNSDVKIKTFDFSVDGVDYVRHKPINAEIVTYIDTKALKFKFERNTVRIKNFPFSFNGHFAFIKGGYDFDLRMQSKNSTLEEMLSIIPPAYDQWREQMDITGNIDFKIFARGKYMQDQSEKPIVSADLEINKGTIAYKKIKEPVKDINISAKALIRDLDINKLKFDLDNLSFNLDNKKTVLNFHSEGFKKLKIKTAVNAHLDAAKFKEALNLNEHDVRGEIAVDLKADGVFLRDLGFSVRLNKTDTIIKSIPKFDLRVSLKNGYLKNVNKNEAIRNVNLDLSLTAKDSILRNVSGKITNLNAEALDNFVRGRFELHKLYPFTVDTELDSKINLASIHKFYPLDSLEVKGDLNLKVSMHGVLNRKQKKYPSSKSEIHIKNGYVKSLKFPNIPIENINVNAAVTSMKGTGEDLNIKLQPAEFLLAGSPFKVQGEINNFYDLVYNIRTQGTLDIGKLTKIFPIKDVSVSGIIQTNLIAKGSKKDLDAKNYDNIKNGGKLEAKNIVIKSVLFPEPFQISKGTFKFFKDKMRFEDFNASYGKSDLVLNGSIHNALRYFFNRKHLYQNNEKLKADIDLVSNHINAKEFFDMIAVYTDQKAEQEEGQKEGQKADSIVVNTASKNGRDANKNYVIRIPRTADLKISAKVNLLQFDTYKINDFVGNLVVNERKVQVTQAAFNMAGTKIEMTGDYKAQHRLLAKYNANFKASNFDIQRAYAEIPIFAEMVTMAKDAYGLVSVDYQFAGSIDQNMDIDFKSIDGEGTLTLEDIKFKNFKLLNHVAKKADAADLEKASFNKIAIHSVIKNNVMTITPTTMKMAGFRGKLEGQVTMDGKLNIGFRLGLPPMGLINIPMKITGTADNFEISTGKFKEDVTFAEESELKNLKPEYRRSRQRDSLSASRGNVRIKDTVKSR, encoded by the coding sequence ATGATGATCAGGAAGTTCTTGAAAAAAGCGGCAATTTTTATTCTAACCTTATTTTTATTATTAATAATTACCCTGACAGTTGTTCCGTATGTTTTTAAAGATCAGATACGTGATAAAATAGAAAGTCTCGCCGATGAAAAGCTCAATGCAGAGGTACGTTTTGATGAAATCGGACTTTCTGTTTTCAAACATTTTCCCGCGTTAATTCTTTATACGAAGAACGTCAGCGTAGTGAACAAAAAATTCCAATCTGCTTCATCAAAAGTTGTGAATGCCAAAACCGCTGCAGTTGGAGTAAATTTTTATAGTTTACTAAAAGGTAAAATCGTTTTAGATGCGGTTTATCTGGATGAAGCAAATTTAAACCTTGAAATTGATCCTAAAGGAAAAGCCAATTTTGATATTGTAAAACCTACTGAGGATACTGCAGATACAACCCAGACCGAATTTAAAATCAAACGAGTTGTTATAAACAAAACCAACATATCGTATAATGATAAAAGTGCTGTTTTAAAATTTAAAGTTCAGGATCTTAATTATAAAGGTACAGGAGATTTAAGTGCAGATTACTTTGATCTTAATTCAGATGTAAAAATAAAAACATTTGATTTTAGTGTAGATGGTGTTGATTATGTACGTCATAAACCCATAAATGCAGAAATTGTTACCTACATAGATACTAAAGCGCTTAAATTTAAATTCGAACGAAATACAGTTCGTATTAAAAATTTTCCTTTCTCATTTAATGGTCATTTTGCGTTTATAAAAGGCGGCTATGATTTTGATTTGCGTATGCAGTCAAAAAACTCAACATTAGAAGAAATGCTGTCTATTATTCCGCCGGCCTATGACCAGTGGCGCGAACAGATGGATATTACGGGTAATATAGATTTTAAAATTTTCGCACGCGGTAAATACATGCAGGATCAGTCAGAAAAACCTATAGTTTCAGCCGATCTGGAGATCAATAAAGGAACCATTGCATATAAAAAAATAAAGGAACCTGTAAAAGATATCAATATAAGTGCTAAAGCTTTAATTAGGGATTTAGACATCAATAAATTAAAATTTGATTTAGATAACCTGTCATTTAATCTTGATAACAAGAAAACAGTACTTAATTTTCATTCAGAAGGTTTTAAAAAACTGAAAATTAAAACCGCTGTCAATGCTCATTTAGATGCCGCAAAATTTAAAGAAGCCTTAAATTTAAACGAGCATGATGTTCGCGGTGAAATCGCGGTCGACTTAAAAGCCGATGGTGTTTTTTTACGTGATTTAGGCTTTAGTGTCCGTTTAAATAAAACAGATACCATCATTAAGAGTATTCCAAAGTTTGACCTGAGAGTTAGCCTGAAAAACGGATACTTAAAGAATGTAAATAAAAACGAAGCGATAAGAAACGTTAATTTGGATTTGAGTTTAACGGCTAAAGACAGTATTTTGCGTAATGTTTCCGGTAAAATAACCAATCTGAATGCAGAGGCTCTGGATAATTTTGTCCGAGGACGCTTCGAACTTCACAAACTATATCCTTTTACAGTTGATACAGAATTAGATTCTAAAATTAATCTGGCCTCTATTCATAAATTTTATCCTTTGGACAGTTTAGAGGTTAAGGGAGATTTGAATCTAAAAGTAAGCATGCACGGGGTTTTAAACCGTAAACAGAAGAAATACCCTTCATCGAAATCAGAAATACATATTAAAAACGGGTATGTAAAATCGTTAAAATTTCCAAATATCCCTATAGAGAATATAAATGTAAACGCCGCTGTTACCAGTATGAAAGGTACAGGAGAGGATTTAAATATAAAATTACAGCCGGCAGAATTTCTGTTGGCAGGCTCGCCATTTAAAGTGCAGGGAGAAATTAATAATTTTTACGATTTAGTATATAATATCAGAACTCAGGGAACATTAGATATTGGTAAATTGACTAAAATATTCCCAATTAAAGATGTCAGCGTTTCCGGAATAATTCAGACCAATCTTATAGCCAAAGGTTCTAAAAAAGATTTAGATGCCAAAAACTATGACAATATCAAAAACGGCGGAAAACTCGAAGCCAAAAATATAGTAATCAAAAGCGTTTTGTTTCCGGAACCGTTTCAAATTTCTAAAGGAACATTTAAGTTTTTTAAAGATAAAATGCGTTTCGAGGATTTTAATGCCTCTTATGGTAAATCAGATCTTGTATTAAACGGTTCAATTCATAACGCTTTAAGGTATTTTTTTAACAGAAAGCACTTATACCAAAACAATGAAAAGCTTAAAGCAGATATTGATCTTGTTAGTAATCACATCAATGCGAAGGAGTTTTTCGACATGATTGCGGTTTATACAGACCAAAAAGCAGAACAGGAAGAAGGGCAGAAGGAAGGACAGAAAGCAGATTCTATAGTGGTTAATACTGCTTCAAAAAACGGCAGGGATGCAAATAAAAACTACGTAATCAGAATTCCAAGAACGGCTGATTTAAAAATTTCAGCCAAAGTGAACCTGCTTCAGTTTGATACTTATAAAATCAATGATTTTGTTGGAAATCTGGTTGTGAACGAACGAAAAGTTCAGGTTACTCAGGCTGCTTTTAATATGGCGGGAACCAAAATAGAAATGACTGGAGATTATAAAGCCCAGCATCGATTGTTGGCAAAATACAATGCGAATTTTAAAGCGAGTAATTTTGATATTCAGCGCGCTTACGCCGAGATTCCAATTTTTGCCGAAATGGTTACGATGGCTAAAGATGCCTACGGTTTAGTATCGGTTGACTATCAGTTTGCCGGAAGTATCGATCAGAATATGGATATTGATTTTAAATCGATTGACGGGGAAGGAACACTGACTTTGGAAGATATTAAATTTAAAAACTTCAAACTTTTAAATCACGTAGCCAAAAAAGCAGATGCCGCCGATTTAGAAAAAGCGTCATTTAATAAAATCGCCATTCACTCTGTTATAAAAAATAATGTAATGACCATTACCCCAACAACTATGAAAATGGCTGGTTTTAGAGGCAAGCTTGAAGGTCAGGTTACTATGGATGGTAAACTGAATATAGGTTTCCGATTAGGATTGCCGCCAATGGGACTTATTAATATCCCGATGAAAATTACGGGTACCGCAGATAATTTTGAAATTTCTACCGGCAAATTTAAAGAAGACGTTACTTTTGCAGAAGAAAGTGAACTTAAAAATCTGAAACCGGAATATCGCAGGTCGAGACAGAGAGACAGTTTAAGTGCATCTCGAGGAAATGTACGAATAAAAGATACGGTTAAATCCAGATAA
- a CDS encoding beta-glucosidase, with protein MKKISIIIALHFFALTTSAQENFPFKNPNLSTDQRVNDLVSRMSLDEKINQLMDAAPAIDRLGIPEYNWWNESLHGVARAGYATVFPQSISIASSWDRQLVFDAANVISDEARAKHHEYLRRGQHGMYQGLTFWSPNVNIFRDPRWGRGHETYGEDPYLTSQLGLNYVNGLQGKNEKYLKTIATAKHYAVHSGPEPSRHFFDANTSEIDLYETYLPAFRTLVKEGHVYSVMGAYNRFRGESCSASPFLFNILRNVWGFNGYIVSDCGAVTDIWKYHKITNDAASASALAVKNGLDLECGSSFKSLKEAVDRKLITEADIDIAVKRLFTARFKLGMFDPDQIVPFAQIPYSVNNNPAHDWLARTASQKSIVLLKNQHNTLPLSKNIKTIAVIGPNADDIQSLWGNYSGVPINPVTVLKGIQNKLEPNTKVLYAKGTDLAKGVPAMKIIPSVYFQNENGRQGLTGEYYDNTEWNGKPLFTRIDDNVDFQWDINTPDPRLKMGRYSVKWTGYLTVPKTGTYTISEWSKPFMTVEIEGGKSTGGKNNHHPRFRPQNIDLEAGKKYKIEIKYQNFYGDAIAQLLWAEPQENLVQEAVDTAREADAVILVLGLNERLEGEEMKVEAAGFDGGDRTSLDLPSNQEELMKAVYAAGKPVILVLINGSAISVNWANDNLPAILTAGYPGQQGGNAIADVLFGDYNPAGRLPVTYYKSTDQLPEFENYDMQGRTYRYFRKTPLYPFGFGLSYTSFQYSNLQLPKDINSQSDFKVTVDVTNTGERDGDEVAQLYLKDEKASTPRPIWQLEGFERIHLKKGETKTVSFTITPRQLSMINKKKERVIEPGWFTISTGGKQPDGSKDIQTGRINFTGKTVVLEK; from the coding sequence ATGAAAAAAATTTCCATTATCATTGCACTTCATTTTTTTGCTTTAACCACCTCTGCGCAAGAAAATTTTCCGTTTAAAAATCCGAATCTGTCAACAGATCAACGTGTCAATGATCTCGTTTCAAGAATGTCATTAGACGAAAAAATTAACCAGCTGATGGATGCAGCACCGGCAATTGACCGCTTAGGAATTCCTGAGTACAACTGGTGGAACGAATCTCTTCACGGTGTTGCCCGCGCGGGATATGCGACTGTTTTTCCACAATCTATTTCAATTGCCTCTTCCTGGGACCGCCAATTAGTATTTGATGCTGCCAATGTAATTTCTGATGAAGCCCGTGCCAAACATCATGAATATTTGCGAAGAGGCCAGCACGGTATGTACCAGGGCTTGACATTCTGGTCGCCAAATGTGAATATTTTTCGCGATCCGCGCTGGGGACGAGGTCACGAAACTTATGGAGAAGATCCGTATCTTACCAGCCAGTTAGGTCTTAACTACGTAAACGGGCTTCAGGGCAAAAATGAAAAATATTTAAAAACAATTGCTACCGCCAAACACTATGCAGTGCATTCCGGACCAGAGCCTTCACGTCATTTTTTTGATGCCAATACAAGTGAAATCGACCTTTATGAAACCTATCTCCCTGCCTTTAGAACACTGGTAAAAGAGGGACATGTTTACTCTGTAATGGGTGCTTACAACCGTTTTAGGGGAGAATCCTGCAGCGCAAGTCCGTTTCTTTTTAATATTCTTAGAAATGTCTGGGGATTTAACGGTTACATTGTTTCTGACTGCGGTGCCGTAACTGATATCTGGAAATATCATAAAATTACAAATGATGCTGCAAGTGCTTCTGCTTTAGCGGTAAAAAACGGTTTGGATCTGGAATGCGGCAGCAGTTTTAAATCTTTAAAAGAAGCTGTTGACCGTAAATTAATTACCGAAGCAGATATTGATATTGCAGTCAAGCGTTTATTTACAGCACGCTTTAAACTGGGAATGTTTGATCCGGACCAGATCGTCCCTTTCGCTCAAATTCCATATTCTGTAAACAACAATCCGGCGCACGACTGGCTTGCCAGAACAGCTTCGCAAAAAAGTATCGTTCTTTTGAAAAACCAGCACAATACACTGCCTCTTTCTAAAAATATCAAAACAATTGCCGTAATAGGTCCAAATGCAGATGACATTCAATCCTTATGGGGAAATTACAGCGGTGTGCCAATTAATCCCGTAACTGTTTTAAAGGGAATTCAAAACAAACTCGAACCCAATACCAAAGTGCTGTATGCCAAAGGAACCGATCTGGCAAAAGGAGTTCCGGCAATGAAAATTATACCGTCTGTTTATTTTCAGAATGAAAACGGCAGACAGGGACTTACCGGAGAATATTATGATAATACCGAATGGAATGGAAAACCTCTTTTTACGCGTATAGATGATAATGTTGATTTTCAATGGGATATCAATACACCAGATCCTCGTTTGAAAATGGGCCGATACAGCGTAAAATGGACTGGTTATCTTACGGTTCCAAAAACAGGAACTTATACTATTTCAGAATGGTCAAAACCTTTCATGACTGTTGAGATTGAAGGAGGAAAAAGTACAGGCGGAAAAAACAACCACCATCCACGCTTTCGTCCACAGAATATAGATTTAGAAGCAGGAAAAAAATATAAAATAGAAATTAAATACCAAAATTTCTACGGAGATGCCATTGCACAGTTGTTATGGGCTGAACCACAGGAAAACTTAGTACAAGAAGCGGTTGATACAGCCCGTGAGGCCGATGCTGTCATACTGGTATTGGGATTAAACGAGCGTCTGGAAGGAGAAGAAATGAAAGTTGAAGCAGCTGGTTTTGATGGCGGAGACCGAACCAGCCTGGATCTGCCATCTAATCAGGAGGAACTTATGAAAGCCGTTTATGCGGCAGGAAAACCTGTTATTTTGGTTTTAATTAATGGAAGTGCGATTTCTGTTAACTGGGCCAATGATAACCTGCCTGCCATTCTTACTGCGGGATATCCGGGACAGCAGGGCGGAAATGCCATTGCAGATGTTCTTTTTGGAGATTACAATCCGGCTGGAAGACTTCCTGTTACGTATTACAAATCTACAGATCAGCTTCCTGAATTTGAGAATTATGATATGCAGGGCAGAACGTACCGTTACTTTCGTAAAACACCTTTGTATCCTTTTGGTTTTGGCCTGAGTTATACTAGTTTTCAATATTCTAATTTACAGCTTCCAAAAGATATAAATTCTCAAAGCGATTTTAAAGTTACTGTTGATGTAACCAATACCGGAGAACGTGACGGAGATGAAGTTGCCCAATTGTATTTAAAAGATGAGAAAGCCTCTACTCCACGCCCGATCTGGCAATTAGAGGGTTTTGAAAGAATCCATCTTAAAAAAGGCGAAACTAAAACTGTTTCTTTTACTATCACGCCAAGACAGCTTTCTATGATCAACAAGAAAAAAGAGCGTGTTATAGAACCGGGCTGGTTTACCATTTCTACAGGAGGAAAACAACCTGACGGCTCTAAGGATATTCAAACAGGAAGAATAAACTTTACAGGTAAAACCGTAGTTCTTGAAAAATAA